Proteins encoded together in one Falco biarmicus isolate bFalBia1 chromosome 4, bFalBia1.pri, whole genome shotgun sequence window:
- the PPP4R2 gene encoding serine/threonine-protein phosphatase 4 regulatory subunit 2 has translation MDVERLQEALKDFEKRGKKEVCPILDQFLCHVAKTGETMVQWSQFKGYFIFKLEKVMDDFRTSAPEPRGPPNPNVEYIPFEEMKERILKIVTGFNGIPFTIQRLCELLTDPRRNYTGTDKFLRGVEKNVMVVSCVYPSSEKNNSNSLNRMNGVMFPGNSPGYSDRSNVNGPGTPRSVNRPKVSLSTPMTTNGLPDSTEHKESSLQQTEDKKHSESPASESEGAQSSPVKNKHSEDDPAEAEGHEVKRLKFDKEGEARDASNQTASSEVSLGMGEESETSSAPQDKEKDATCARQHCTEEEEEESFMSPRNVGPDRKDQEKDTESSTVNEETSEENNQMEESDQSQAEKDLHSDDSEISGSASSGADCSETEELGSYASETPEISSETPMENSDEATEVADEPMEQD, from the exons GGTTCAGTGGTCTCAGTTTAAaggctattttattttcaaactggAGAAAGTAATGGATGATTTCAGAACCTCAGCTCCTGAACCAAGAGGGCCCCCCAATCCAAATGTGGAATATATTCCCTttgaagagatgaaagaaagaaTCCTGAAAATTGTCACTGGATTTAATGG CATCCCCTTCACTATTCAGCGACTCTGTGAGTTGCTGACAGATCCTAGGAGGAATTACACAGGAACAGACAAATTTCTAAGAGGTGTGGAAAAG AATGTCATGGTTGTCAGCTGTGTATATCCATCTTCAGA gaaaaataattccaatAGTTTAAATCGGATGAATGGTGTTATGTTCCCAGGAAATTCACCAGGGTACTCTGACAG atctaATGTAAATGGTCCTGGAACTCCCAGATCAGTAAATCGACCGAAGGTTTCTTTGTCAACTCCTATGACAACAAACGGTTTGCCAGACAGCACGGAACATAAAGAATCAAGCTTGcagcaaacagaagacaaaaaacaCAG TGAATCACCAGCATCTGAATCGGAAGGTGCTCAGAGCAGCCCAgtaaaaaataagcattctgAAGATGAtcctgcagaggcagaaggaCATGAGGTAAAAAGACTTAAATTTGACAAGGAAGGGGAAGCCAGAGATGCATCTAACCAAACTGCCTCCAGTGAAGTTTCTTTAGGCATGGGGGAAGAGTCAGAAACATCCTCTGCACCTCaggataaagaaaaagatgctaCTTGTGCCAGACAGCACTGtacagaggaagaggaggaag AGTCCTTCATGTCTCCCAGAAATGTTGGTCCAGACAGAAAAGATCAAGAAAAAGACACTGAATCCTCAACTGTGAATGAAGAGACCTCTGAGGAGAACAATCAGATGGAGGAGTCTGATCAGTCACAAGCAGAGAAGGATTTACACTCGGATGACAGTGAAATTAGTGGATCTGCCAGTAGTGGAGCCGACTGCAGTGAAACTGAAGAGTTAGGGTCCTATGCTAGTGAAACTCCAGAAATTTCATCAGAGACCCCTATGGAAAACAGTGACGAAGCCACAGAAGTTGCAGATGAACCTATGGAGCAAGACTAA